From the genome of Fusobacterium varium, one region includes:
- the pdxT_1 gene encoding Glutamine amidotransferase subunit pdxT — translation MVFIRAPYVENIKEGVEILATVNGNITAVREKNMLAVSFHPELTNDTSVHEYFLDIIKNQKNS, via the coding sequence ATGGTATTTATACGAGCCCCATATGTAGAAAATATAAAAGAAGGAGTAGAAATACTGGCAACTGTAAATGGAAATATAACTGCTGTTAGAGAAAAAAATATGCTAGCTGTATCTTTCCACCCAGAGCTTACTAATGACACTTCTGTTCATGAATATTTTTTAGATATTATAAAAAATCAAAAAAATAGTTGA
- the pdxT_2 gene encoding Glutamine amidotransferase subunit pdxT, translated as MKIGILALQGAFLEHKNILDSLKVDNCLVKTKEQLEDIDGIILPGGESTAMGKLLRDFNILEPLKEKIKNGLPVFGTCSGMILLAEKLSNSETVHLGVMGIEVKRNAYGRQLGSFEIEEDFKGINKKLKWYLYEPHM; from the coding sequence ATGAAAATAGGTATTTTAGCTCTTCAAGGAGCTTTCTTAGAGCATAAAAATATCCTTGATTCTCTAAAGGTAGATAACTGTTTAGTAAAGACCAAAGAACAGCTGGAAGATATAGATGGTATAATTCTTCCAGGAGGTGAAAGTACTGCTATGGGAAAACTTTTGAGAGATTTTAATATCCTTGAACCTCTTAAAGAAAAAATAAAAAATGGTCTTCCTGTATTTGGAACTTGTTCTGGTATGATACTTCTTGCAGAGAAGCTTTCAAACAGTGAAACTGTACATTTAGGAGTTATGGGAATAGAAGTGAAAAGAAATGCTTATGGCAGACAACTTGGAAGTTTTGAAATAGAAGAAGATTTTAAAGGTATCAACAAAAAGTTAAAATGGTATTTATACGAGCCCCATATGTAG
- a CDS encoding nicotinate phosphoribosyltransferase: MEREIVLTEFARVINSDRYQYTESDIFLMEHMEEKEAVFDMFFRKTEDGGFAVVSGIQEVINLIEILNSTSEEEKRMYFSKLIHEEHLVEYLSKIKFTGDIYAMRDGEIAYPNEPVITVKAPLIEAKILETPILNIMNMQMAIATKASRVTRAAYPVQVSSFGSRRAHGFDSAVAGNKAAIIGGCTSHSNLVTEYKYGVPSIGTMAHSYIQTFGVGSHAERIAFDTFIKHRRNRKSNALILLIDTYNTIGIGIRNAIDSFKACGIDDNYPGIYGVRIDSGDLAYLSKKCRAMLDEAGLTKAKIFLTNSLNEELIRSLREQGVCADTYGVGDEIAVSKSNPCFGGVYKIVEIDNEPVIKLSEDIIKISNPGFKEVYRIYDKEGLAYADLITLVENDSDKEKLIKGKDITIRDEKYDFKFSNLKEGGYSIKKLTRKYVIDGEVMSEEYKKLFDVLGSQKYYLESLEKISAERKRLENPHKYKVDLSEDLIRLKYDMIKTIQSEVLKDDSRKN; this comes from the coding sequence ATGGAAAGAGAGATAGTCTTAACAGAATTTGCAAGAGTAATAAATTCAGATAGATATCAGTACACAGAAAGTGATATTTTTTTAATGGAACATATGGAGGAAAAAGAAGCTGTTTTTGATATGTTTTTTAGAAAAACTGAAGATGGAGGATTTGCTGTAGTTTCGGGAATACAGGAAGTTATAAATCTTATAGAAATTTTGAATAGTACAAGTGAAGAAGAAAAAAGAATGTACTTTTCAAAACTTATTCATGAAGAGCATTTAGTTGAATATCTTTCTAAAATAAAATTTACTGGGGATATATATGCCATGAGAGATGGTGAGATAGCATATCCAAATGAACCTGTTATAACTGTTAAAGCTCCTTTGATAGAAGCTAAAATATTAGAAACTCCTATATTAAATATTATGAATATGCAGATGGCTATAGCTACAAAAGCTTCAAGAGTTACAAGGGCAGCTTATCCTGTACAAGTTTCATCTTTTGGAAGCAGAAGAGCTCATGGATTTGATAGTGCAGTGGCTGGAAATAAAGCTGCTATAATTGGAGGGTGTACAAGTCATTCAAATCTTGTGACTGAATATAAATATGGAGTACCAAGTATAGGAACTATGGCTCATTCGTATATCCAGACTTTTGGAGTGGGAAGCCATGCTGAAAGAATAGCCTTTGATACATTTATAAAACATAGAAGAAATAGAAAATCAAATGCACTAATTCTTCTTATTGATACATATAATACAATTGGAATAGGAATAAGAAATGCAATAGATTCATTTAAAGCTTGTGGTATAGATGATAATTATCCTGGAATATATGGAGTGAGAATAGATTCAGGGGACCTTGCTTATCTTTCTAAAAAATGCAGAGCAATGTTAGATGAAGCAGGACTTACAAAAGCAAAAATATTTCTTACTAATTCATTGAATGAAGAACTTATAAGATCATTAAGAGAACAGGGAGTATGTGCAGATACATATGGGGTAGGAGATGAAATTGCCGTAAGCAAGTCTAATCCTTGTTTTGGTGGAGTGTATAAAATAGTTGAAATAGATAATGAACCAGTAATAAAGTTATCAGAAGATATTATAAAAATATCTAATCCTGGATTTAAAGAAGTATATAGAATATATGATAAAGAAGGATTGGCATATGCTGATTTGATAACTCTTGTTGAAAATGATAGTGATAAAGAAAAATTAATAAAAGGGAAAGATATTACTATCAGAGATGAAAAATATGACTTTAAATTTAGCAATTTAAAAGAAGGAGGATACAGCATAAAAAAACTTACTAGAAAATATGTAATAGATGGGGAAGTTATGTCAGAGGAATATAAAAAATTATTTGATGTTCTTGGTTCTCAAAAATATTATCTAGAAAGTTTGGAAAAAATTTCTGCTGAAAGAAAGAGATTAGAAAATCCTCATAAATATAAAGTAGATTTGTCAGAAGATTTAATAAGATTAAAATATGATATGATTAAAACTATTCAATCTGAAGTATTAAAAGATGACTCTCGTAAAAATTAA
- the gsiB_1 gene encoding Glutathione-binding protein gsiB precursor has translation MKKKLLAVIFLLTCALLLGGTKAIKSETSVETKLKDTLVIAQKSEIKTLDPQKSTDSVSNKIIQLMFDTLITMDKDLNLLPGLAESWESIDPLNTVFHLKKGVKFHNGDIMTAEDVKFSLDRARSLPQCAYNFTPIKEITVIDENTIKITTDTPFGSLLNQLSITNSSIVNKKLVEASEDVFLTNPVGTGQFKFKSWDIGNKLTIERFDDYYGTISKLKEVVIKFITENNSRMIMLETGEADISLDMGVMDLKSIKNNNSLDYIEVEAPTSQFIGFDTKNELLKDKRVRQAIAYAVDNNAITQAIYGDSATPGTSVVPPAMTDFNPNAKKYDLNTAKAKELLAEAGYPNGFNIELWVSDDSARIDACVIIQEQLRGIGINTEIKVFQWATYIKMIENENEVKPIFYMSWNTANGDCDKTMYPLFHSSQIKGSMNVTAFINKDLDETLDKARITMDPKIRKELYGKAQEILQEELPHYTILYPKLNLGMRKNIHNLIMKNNGYLDLTNVYVTE, from the coding sequence ATGAAAAAGAAACTATTGGCTGTAATTTTTTTACTTACTTGTGCTTTATTACTAGGAGGAACAAAAGCTATAAAATCTGAAACTTCAGTAGAAACTAAATTAAAAGATACTCTAGTTATTGCTCAAAAATCTGAAATCAAAACTCTTGACCCACAAAAAAGTACAGATTCAGTATCTAATAAAATAATTCAGCTTATGTTTGATACTTTAATAACTATGGATAAAGATCTTAATCTTCTTCCTGGATTGGCAGAAAGCTGGGAATCAATTGATCCTTTAAACACAGTATTTCACTTGAAAAAAGGTGTAAAATTTCACAATGGAGATATAATGACTGCTGAAGATGTAAAATTTTCTCTGGATAGAGCTAGAAGCCTTCCTCAATGTGCATATAATTTCACTCCTATAAAAGAGATAACTGTAATTGATGAAAATACTATTAAAATAACTACAGATACTCCTTTTGGAAGTCTTTTAAACCAACTTAGTATCACAAATTCTTCAATAGTGAATAAAAAACTAGTTGAAGCTTCAGAAGATGTATTTCTTACTAATCCTGTAGGAACTGGACAATTCAAATTTAAATCATGGGATATAGGAAACAAACTTACTATAGAAAGATTTGATGATTACTATGGAACTATTTCAAAGCTAAAAGAAGTAGTTATCAAATTTATAACTGAAAATAACAGCAGAATGATTATGCTGGAAACTGGTGAAGCTGACATCTCTTTAGATATGGGAGTTATGGACCTAAAATCTATTAAAAACAACAACTCTTTAGATTATATAGAAGTTGAAGCTCCTACTAGTCAGTTTATTGGATTCGATACTAAAAATGAGCTGCTGAAAGATAAGAGGGTAAGACAAGCTATAGCTTATGCTGTAGATAATAATGCTATTACTCAAGCTATATATGGAGATTCTGCAACACCTGGAACTTCTGTAGTTCCTCCTGCTATGACAGATTTTAATCCCAATGCTAAAAAATATGATTTAAATACTGCTAAAGCAAAAGAACTTTTAGCTGAAGCTGGATACCCTAATGGTTTCAATATTGAATTATGGGTAAGTGATGATTCTGCAAGAATTGATGCTTGCGTTATTATTCAAGAACAGTTAAGAGGAATAGGAATTAATACTGAAATTAAAGTTTTTCAATGGGCAACTTATATAAAAATGATTGAAAACGAAAATGAAGTAAAACCTATTTTCTATATGTCTTGGAATACAGCCAATGGAGATTGCGATAAAACTATGTATCCTCTTTTCCATTCTTCACAAATAAAAGGTTCTATGAATGTGACTGCTTTTATAAATAAAGACTTAGATGAAACTCTTGATAAAGCAAGAATAACAATGGATCCTAAAATTAGAAAAGAGCTTTATGGAAAAGCTCAGGAGATATTGCAGGAAGAACTTCCTCACTACACTATTCTTTATCCAAAACTAAATCTTGGAATGAGAAAAAATATTCATAATCTTATTATGAAAAACAATGGATATTTAGATCTTACAAATGTATATGTAACTGAATAA
- the dtd gene encoding D-tyrosyl-tRNA(Tyr) deacylase: MRAVIQRVKHSSVTVDGNILGEIGNGLLVLLGVTHTDTEKEVNWLAAKVKDLRIFEDEEGKMNLGLEDIKGELLVISQFTLYGNCIKGRRPGFTEAARPDLAEPLYEKFLEKCRSFGIKTECGKFGADMKVELLNDGPVTMIIDTKDIANLK, encoded by the coding sequence ATGAGAGCAGTTATTCAAAGAGTTAAACATTCAAGTGTCACAGTTGATGGAAATATTCTAGGAGAGATAGGGAATGGACTTCTAGTACTTCTTGGTGTGACTCATACAGATACAGAAAAAGAAGTAAACTGGTTGGCAGCTAAAGTTAAAGACCTTAGAATATTTGAAGACGAAGAAGGAAAAATGAATTTAGGACTGGAAGATATCAAAGGTGAACTTCTTGTTATATCTCAATTTACTCTTTATGGAAACTGTATTAAGGGACGTCGTCCTGGATTTACAGAAGCTGCAAGACCAGATCTTGCTGAGCCATTATATGAAAAATTTCTAGAAAAATGCAGAAGTTTTGGAATAAAAACTGAATGTGGAAAATTTGGTGCAGACATGAAAGTTGAACTTCTTAATGATGGACCTGTAACAATGATAATTGATACAAAAGATATTGCAAATTTGAAATAA
- the glyA gene encoding Pyridoxal-phosphate-dependent serine hydroxymethyltransferase — protein sequence MKDLEKLFIDDKEIYDAIEAEKKRQNEGIELIASENFVSESILEAAGSVMTNKYAEGYPDKRYYGGCECVDIAEKLAIERAKKLFDVKFVNVQPHSGSQANMGVYKALLNIGDTILGMKLDHGGHLTHGKNVNFSGKDYNVCSYSVRKDDEHIDYEEVERLAMEVKPKLIVAGASAYSRTIDFKKFREIADKVGAILMVDMAHIAGLVAAGEHPSPIPYAHVVTTTTHKTLRGPRGGVIMTNDEEIAKKIDKAIFPGIQGGPLMHIIAAKAVAFKQALEPEFKEYQKQVVKNAKILAEVLNAGGLRVVSGGTDNHMVLIDVKANKNLTGAQVEKALGKAGITVNKNGIPYDTEKPMVTSGIRIGSPAMTTRGMKEEEMKQIANFILQVVDNIDDDKKLTEIREQVKELCLKFPLYN from the coding sequence ATGAAAGATTTAGAAAAACTTTTTATTGATGACAAAGAAATCTATGACGCCATAGAGGCTGAGAAAAAAAGACAAAATGAAGGAATAGAACTTATCGCTTCGGAAAACTTTGTATCAGAATCGATATTAGAGGCAGCTGGAAGCGTAATGACTAATAAATATGCTGAAGGTTACCCTGACAAAAGATACTATGGTGGGTGTGAATGTGTGGATATAGCTGAAAAATTAGCTATTGAAAGAGCAAAAAAACTTTTTGATGTAAAATTTGTTAATGTACAACCACATTCTGGTTCTCAAGCTAATATGGGAGTATATAAAGCTCTTCTAAATATAGGAGATACTATTTTAGGAATGAAACTGGATCATGGTGGTCATTTGACACATGGTAAAAATGTAAATTTCTCTGGAAAAGATTATAATGTCTGCTCTTATAGCGTAAGAAAAGATGATGAACATATAGATTATGAAGAAGTTGAAAGACTAGCAATGGAAGTTAAACCAAAACTTATTGTTGCTGGGGCAAGTGCATATTCTAGAACAATTGATTTTAAAAAGTTTAGAGAAATAGCTGATAAAGTTGGCGCTATACTTATGGTTGACATGGCTCATATAGCTGGTTTAGTTGCTGCTGGAGAACACCCAAGCCCTATCCCTTATGCTCATGTTGTTACTACAACTACTCATAAAACTTTAAGAGGTCCTCGTGGTGGAGTTATAATGACTAATGATGAAGAGATAGCTAAAAAAATAGACAAAGCTATTTTCCCAGGAATACAAGGTGGACCATTAATGCATATTATAGCTGCAAAAGCTGTCGCATTTAAACAAGCTCTTGAGCCTGAGTTTAAAGAATATCAAAAACAGGTTGTAAAAAATGCTAAAATATTGGCTGAAGTCTTAAATGCTGGTGGATTGAGAGTAGTAAGTGGTGGAACTGATAACCATATGGTTCTTATAGATGTAAAAGCAAATAAAAATCTTACTGGAGCTCAGGTAGAAAAAGCCTTAGGTAAAGCTGGAATTACAGTCAACAAAAATGGAATCCCATATGATACTGAAAAACCTATGGTTACAAGTGGAATAAGAATAGGATCTCCTGCTATGACTACTAGAGGTATGAAAGAAGAAGAGATGAAGCAAATTGCTAATTTCATTCTTCAAGTAGTAGATAATATAGATGATGATAAAAAATTAACTGAAATTAGAGAGCAAGTAAAAGAACTTTGTTTAAAGTTTCCATTATATAATTAA
- the rlmL gene encoding Ribosomal RNA large subunit methyltransferase L: MEKITLIASSTMGLESVVKDECIELGFENVKAFNGRVEFDGTIRDIVKANIHLRCADRVFIKMGEFKAVTFEELFRNMKKIEWADYIPENGEFPISWVSSVKSKLFSKSDIQKIAKKAMVEKMKERYKKDYFYEDGALYAIKIQAHNDIFIVMMDTSGDGLHKRGYRAIKNEAPIKETMAAALVKLSRWTGGERPLLDPMCGTGTILIEAAMIARNIAPGANRNFASEGWNIIPESEWIEVRDEAFSNEDYEKKVQIYGSDIDPETIEIAKENIRKAGVEDDIILECKNFLDIEMEARQGCLITNPPYGDRLLDEKAVERLYGLLGDVCRMRIPKWSYYIITSYEEFEKCFGGKASKNRKLYNGGIKCYYYQYYGENNGKNNKK, translated from the coding sequence ATGGAAAAAATAACTTTGATAGCTTCAAGTACTATGGGGCTTGAAAGTGTTGTAAAAGATGAATGTATAGAGCTTGGATTTGAAAATGTAAAGGCATTTAATGGAAGAGTAGAATTTGATGGAACTATAAGAGATATAGTTAAGGCAAATATACATTTAAGATGTGCAGATAGAGTATTTATAAAAATGGGAGAATTTAAAGCAGTTACTTTTGAAGAGCTTTTTAGAAATATGAAAAAAATAGAATGGGCTGATTATATTCCTGAAAATGGAGAATTTCCTATTAGCTGGGTAAGTTCTGTAAAATCTAAACTTTTTTCAAAATCGGATATACAAAAAATAGCTAAAAAAGCTATGGTAGAAAAAATGAAAGAAAGATATAAAAAAGATTATTTCTATGAAGATGGAGCTTTGTATGCAATTAAAATACAGGCACATAATGATATTTTTATAGTAATGATGGATACAAGTGGAGATGGATTGCATAAAAGGGGATACAGAGCTATAAAAAATGAAGCTCCTATAAAAGAAACCATGGCAGCGGCTCTTGTGAAATTATCAAGATGGACAGGAGGGGAAAGACCTCTGTTAGATCCTATGTGTGGAACAGGGACTATATTGATAGAAGCAGCTATGATAGCTCGAAATATAGCTCCAGGAGCTAATAGAAATTTTGCTTCTGAAGGTTGGAATATTATTCCTGAAAGTGAATGGATAGAAGTAAGAGATGAAGCCTTTTCAAATGAAGATTATGAAAAAAAAGTACAAATATATGGTTCAGATATAGATCCTGAAACTATCGAAATTGCCAAAGAAAATATAAGAAAAGCTGGAGTGGAAGATGATATAATATTGGAGTGCAAAAATTTCCTTGATATTGAAATGGAAGCTAGACAAGGGTGTCTTATAACAAACCCTCCATATGGTGATAGACTTCTTGATGAAAAAGCTGTTGAAAGACTTTATGGACTTCTTGGAGATGTTTGCAGAATGAGAATACCAAAATGGTCTTACTATATAATAACTTCATATGAAGAATTTGAAAAGTGTTTTGGTGGAAAAGCTAGTAAAAATAGAAAATTATACAATGGTGGAATAAAATGTTATTATTATCAATATTATGGAGAAAATAATGGAAAAAACAACAAGAAATAA
- the yhhT gene encoding pheromone autoinducer 2 transporter, with translation MEKKWTFFKILGAGIILILIQSFFQKYDAFKDIYSTYIGYLIPMIYALFISIFLEPLVSKIENRFKLKRWVSVSIVIVLVIIGVAGFVGLILPQLGKSFKELYNKLPYMQEQLGDFIKRVLDYLKEKELLVIGEKQIEENIVNLLKRNIGNLQEFGISVLLNIMWWTVALSKFFIGFFLAVFILLDKEYFVKFLNNILTIILGKEKGIYMSDFLNQSRNVLLNYVWGRIIASAFVGAVTFIVLFFTGVPYALLSSLMIGIGNMIPYVGSIVAGAVAIFLVILAEPSKIIYLFIAMMVGQAVDGWIVGPRIVSETVGMSTFWVIVAVLIGGSLMGPVGMFLEFQLLE, from the coding sequence GTGGAAAAAAAATGGACTTTTTTTAAAATTTTAGGAGCTGGAATAATACTTATATTGATACAAAGCTTTTTTCAGAAGTATGATGCTTTTAAGGATATATACAGCACTTATATTGGTTATCTTATACCAATGATATATGCCTTATTTATCTCTATATTTCTGGAACCTTTAGTGAGTAAGATAGAAAATAGATTTAAGCTTAAACGCTGGGTGTCTGTATCAATAGTTATTGTTTTGGTAATAATAGGAGTTGCAGGATTTGTAGGGCTTATATTGCCCCAGTTGGGAAAAAGTTTTAAAGAATTATACAATAAACTTCCTTATATGCAGGAACAATTAGGTGACTTTATAAAAAGAGTTCTTGATTATCTTAAAGAAAAAGAATTACTTGTAATTGGGGAAAAGCAGATAGAAGAGAATATAGTAAATCTATTAAAAAGAAATATAGGAAATTTACAGGAATTTGGAATATCAGTTCTTTTAAATATTATGTGGTGGACTGTTGCTCTTAGTAAATTTTTTATAGGTTTTTTTCTTGCAGTATTTATTTTGTTGGATAAAGAATATTTTGTTAAGTTTTTAAATAATATCCTTACAATAATTTTAGGGAAAGAAAAAGGAATATATATGAGTGATTTTCTTAATCAATCTAGGAATGTTCTTTTGAATTATGTGTGGGGAAGAATAATAGCTTCTGCTTTTGTTGGGGCTGTGACTTTTATAGTATTATTTTTTACAGGGGTTCCATATGCTCTATTGAGTTCTTTAATGATAGGAATAGGAAATATGATACCATATGTAGGTTCTATTGTTGCAGGAGCTGTTGCTATATTTTTGGTAATTTTAGCAGAACCTTCAAAAATAATATATCTTTTTATTGCAATGATGGTAGGACAAGCAGTAGATGGCTGGATTGTAGGACCAAGAATTGTGAGTGAAACAGTAGGAATGAGTACATTCTGGGTAATAGTAGCAGTACTTATTGGAGGAAGCCTTATGGGTCCTGTTGGAATGTTTTTGGAGTTCCAGCTTTTGGAATAA
- the rhtB gene encoding Homoserine/homoserine lactone efflux protein, producing the protein MFGIVNYTVFFTSCLILHITPGSDTMYILGKSMSEDKKTGVASVLGISTGVLIHTVLAAFGLSIILAKSATAFNTVKYMGAAYLVYMGIKTIMNKKTLFMKNEAGEKEKIKKVYFQGVITNVLNPKVALFFLAFLPQFIDINNSYGVIPFLLLGLSFFITSSLYGIILALFASSAAGIITKKPGTSQIMTKISGCIYIFLGLSLLKAKLKN; encoded by the coding sequence ATGTTTGGAATAGTAAATTATACAGTATTTTTTACATCTTGTTTGATACTGCATATTACACCTGGGTCAGATACTATGTATATTTTAGGAAAGTCTATGTCTGAAGATAAGAAAACTGGAGTAGCATCAGTCTTGGGAATATCTACAGGAGTTTTGATACATACTGTATTGGCTGCATTTGGATTATCCATCATACTTGCAAAGTCAGCAACAGCTTTTAATACTGTAAAGTATATGGGGGCAGCTTATCTTGTTTATATGGGAATTAAAACTATCATGAATAAAAAAACTTTATTTATGAAAAATGAAGCTGGGGAGAAAGAAAAAATTAAAAAAGTTTATTTTCAAGGGGTAATAACAAATGTTTTAAATCCTAAAGTAGCTTTGTTTTTTCTTGCCTTTTTACCTCAATTCATAGATATAAATAATAGTTATGGAGTGATTCCATTTCTTTTGTTGGGATTAAGTTTCTTTATAACAAGTAGTTTATATGGAATAATCCTTGCTCTATTTGCTTCTTCAGCAGCAGGAATAATAACTAAAAAACCTGGAACTTCTCAAATAATGACAAAAATATCAGGGTGTATATATATTTTTTTAGGTTTAAGTTTATTAAAAGCTAAATTAAAAAATTAA
- the ppiB_1 gene encoding Probable peptidyl-prolyl cis-trans isomerase, with the protein MKMVKIVILLLIIAGGFFYHSRKSRSADLNIKEGTKVENIVLNAKIKTSKGEINLKLYPEATPITVTNFVHLARKGYYDGLKFHRVIADFMIQGGDPTGTGAGGPGYQFGDEFIEEFTFNEPGKLAMANAGPGTNGSQFFITHVPTEWLNYKHTIFGEVVSDADQAVVNKVEQGDTIETIEITGDVDKFLEANKEMTEKMDEILAQTMPNLKK; encoded by the coding sequence ATGAAAATGGTAAAAATAGTAATATTGCTATTAATAATTGCAGGAGGTTTTTTCTATCATTCGAGAAAGAGTCGTTCAGCTGATTTAAATATTAAGGAGGGAACAAAAGTGGAAAATATAGTATTAAATGCTAAAATAAAAACATCAAAAGGTGAGATAAATTTAAAATTATATCCAGAAGCTACACCTATAACAGTAACAAATTTTGTACATTTAGCAAGAAAAGGATATTATGATGGATTAAAATTTCATAGAGTAATAGCAGATTTTATGATTCAAGGTGGAGATCCTACAGGAACTGGAGCAGGAGGACCTGGATATCAATTTGGTGATGAATTTATTGAAGAATTTACATTTAATGAACCAGGAAAATTAGCAATGGCTAATGCAGGACCTGGAACAAATGGTTCTCAATTTTTTATAACTCATGTACCAACTGAGTGGCTTAACTACAAGCATACTATTTTTGGGGAGGTAGTTTCTGATGCTGATCAAGCTGTAGTTAATAAAGTAGAACAGGGAGATACCATTGAAACAATAGAAATTACTGGAGATGTAGATAAATTTTTAGAAGCTAATAAAGAAATGACAGAGAAAATGGATGAAATATTAGCTCAAACAATGCCTAATTTAAAAAAATAA
- the mgsA gene encoding Methylglyoxal synthase, giving the protein MERIALIAHDNMKDEIVTFVKENLDFFKNFELVATGTTGKRIAEATGLNIHRYQSGPIGGDQQIGADIALNKIKAVFFLRDPLTAQPHEPDISALIRLADVHKIPIATNLSTAQLLVIALKK; this is encoded by the coding sequence ATGGAAAGAATCGCTCTTATAGCTCATGACAACATGAAAGATGAAATAGTTACTTTTGTAAAAGAAAACCTTGATTTTTTTAAAAATTTTGAATTAGTAGCCACAGGTACAACTGGGAAAAGAATAGCAGAAGCAACTGGATTAAATATACACAGATATCAATCTGGTCCAATAGGAGGAGATCAGCAGATTGGTGCCGATATTGCTCTTAATAAAATCAAAGCTGTATTCTTTTTAAGAGATCCTCTTACAGCTCAACCTCATGAACCTGATATTTCTGCCCTTATCAGACTTGCTGATGTACACAAAATTCCTATTGCTACTAATCTTTCTACTGCTCAATTACTAGTAATAGCTTTGAAAAAATAA
- the psd gene encoding Phosphatidylserine decarboxylase proenzyme has translation MKFSKIKYIERKTGEILTEKVPGEKYLKFLYYNPFGELPLNLIVKKKFFTEYYGKKMDSKESCKKISSFIEEAGINIEEAKKSIEEFTSFNDFFYRELKDGKRPVNQDENVLVSPADGKIIVFENLSDKDELFVKGDKFTLKEFFRNKEMAEKFEGGVFLIVRLAPVDYHRFHFPADGKISSSNLIEGDYYSVSTHAVKKNFRIFCENKREYSILSTEKFGDIAMFEVGATMVGGIRQTYIPDSFVKKGEEKGYFFFGGSTCVLVFEKDKIEIDKDLIENTKKGIETKVYMGERIGVSHKR, from the coding sequence GTGAAATTTAGTAAAATAAAATATATAGAGAGAAAAACAGGGGAAATTCTTACTGAAAAGGTACCAGGAGAAAAATATTTAAAATTTTTATATTATAATCCTTTTGGTGAACTTCCTTTGAATTTGATAGTAAAAAAGAAATTTTTTACTGAATATTATGGAAAAAAGATGGATAGTAAAGAGTCTTGTAAAAAAATATCTTCATTTATTGAGGAAGCAGGAATTAATATTGAAGAAGCAAAAAAATCTATAGAAGAGTTTACTTCTTTTAATGATTTTTTCTATAGAGAGTTGAAGGATGGAAAAAGACCAGTTAATCAAGATGAGAATGTACTTGTTTCTCCAGCAGATGGAAAAATAATAGTATTTGAAAACTTGAGTGACAAAGATGAACTTTTTGTAAAGGGAGATAAGTTTACCTTAAAAGAGTTTTTTAGAAATAAAGAAATGGCAGAAAAATTTGAAGGAGGAGTATTTCTTATTGTTAGATTAGCTCCAGTAGATTATCATAGATTTCATTTTCCAGCAGATGGAAAAATAAGCAGTAGTAATTTAATAGAGGGAGATTACTATTCCGTTTCAACTCATGCTGTAAAGAAAAATTTTAGAATATTTTGTGAAAATAAAAGAGAATATTCTATTCTTAGTACAGAAAAGTTTGGAGATATAGCTATGTTTGAGGTTGGAGCTACAATGGTAGGAGGAATCAGGCAAACATACATACCAGATTCATTTGTAAAAAAAGGTGAGGAGAAGGGGTATTTCTTTTTTGGAGGATCTACTTGTGTGTTAGTTTTTGAAAAAGATAAAATAGAGATAGATAAAGATTTAATTGAAAATACTAAAAAAGGAATTGAGACGAAGGTATATATGGGAGAAAGAATAGGAGTTTCCCATAAAAGATAA